One Schistocerca nitens isolate TAMUIC-IGC-003100 chromosome 1, iqSchNite1.1, whole genome shotgun sequence DNA segment encodes these proteins:
- the LOC126256265 gene encoding myosin regulatory light chain sqh, translated as MSSRKTAGRRATTKKRAQRATSNVFAMFDQAQIQEFKEAFNMIDQNRDGFVDKDDLHEMLASLGKDVSDEYLEAMMNEAPGPINFTMFLTLFGERLQGTDPEDVIKNAFGCFDEENKGVINEERLRELLTSMGDRFTDEEVDEMYREAPIKNGMFDYIEFTRILKHGAKDKDEK; from the exons ATGTCTTCACGCAAGACTGCAGGACGTCGTGCCACGACCAAGAAACGTGCGCAGAGGGCGACTTCTAATGTATTTGCAATGTTTGATCAAGCACAAATACAAGAATTCAAGGAAGCATTCAACATGATTGATCAGAATCGTGATGGCTTTGTTGATAAAGATGATCTTCATGAGATGCTGGCATCTTTAG GAAAAGATGTATCTGATGAGTATCTTGAGGCAATGATGAATGAAGCTCCGGGCCCAATAAATTTCACAATGTTTCTGACACTGTTTGGGGAACGTCTACAGGGCACTGATCcagaagatgtaattaaaaatgcatTTGGGTGTTTTGATGAAGAGAACAAAGGAGTCATTAATGAGGAACGACTTAGAGAACTCCTGACATCAATGGGTGACAGATTCACAGATGaagag GTTGATGAAATGTATCGTGAAGCTCCAATAAAAAATGGGATGTTTGATTATATTGAGTTCACTAGAATCTTGAAGCATGGTGCCAAGGATAAAGATGAGAAGTAG